A single region of the Chrysoperla carnea chromosome 5, inChrCarn1.1, whole genome shotgun sequence genome encodes:
- the LOC123299944 gene encoding nucleolar complex protein 3 homolog — MVKISKAKRNNQTKNKLVKQGKIKKKKQKQKQINIQQNANIQKQYSDDEESDHGQDLLDMVETDDLNFLKNSVINRSYSMLKKIRVTDTKDKPVKRKRKSSIDENLEEQYEEDLAVNNANKKKVKMMLPVKTDRGIVEQMIEVEDVDEDEENNNEIKQEDTIEEEQADSEDNFDYEDAEEVDKQKPLTTAELLALREKKMRFIKEKVGVICSGMLEDPEGKINNTRLLFNLMDEATPEVYLFTKKLIAVSLLEVFKDLLPSYAIREQDTKEVKLKKDTLKLMKFETQLLQSYKTYLQKLEKLSNILTPKKGNTTKRAIQEIKLAETAILCMCELLMTHPYFNYSQNIVQVIVPFLNHKLPNIRELVRNSIISIFKEDKKGEITLIIIRKINLLVKLKAESSLHVEVLEPLLALRIKDVNMDQEKENELKQKKLKSHKQNLIQQMSKKERKRKKKLAELNKELLETQAEESKTAKHKLFTEITQFVFTIYFRILKHYPKTKILSVTLEGLAKFAHCINIDFYTDLVNVINNLLDDDESLGYREQLHCVLTVITILSGQGDVLNIDPLRFYAHLYKNLFEFHAGTSHSDYPVLLQTLEMVLIKRRKKISQKRLASFAKRLCTMALLAMHNGSLACLCFVKTLLQLTKSIDILLDCDPTVGDGHYLPFSDDPEYTNASNSALWELILLQRHYHPIVRKMALYVSSGCPASGDGGLAPELKKLNSEELFTEFDSSQLAFKPTILPPKVCKPTGKIVKTSFIQNDFGKYCKSICKQKISSVDYFDIP; from the exons atg GTGAAAATATCAAAAGCAAAACGAAATAATCAAACGAAAAACAAATTAGTAAAACAAGgaaaaattaagaagaaaaagCAAAAACAGAAACAAATTAACATACAACAAAATGCAAATATTCAGAAACAATATTCCGACGATGAGGAAAGTGATCATGGACAAGATTTACTGGATATGGTTGAAAcagatgatttaaattttttaaagaattccgTCATAAATCGATCATATTCCATGTTAAAGAAGATTCGCGTTACTGATACAAAAGATAAACCGGTAAAACGTAAACGAAAATCAagtattgatgaaaatttagaaGAACAATACGAAGAAGATTTAGCAGTTAATAAtgcaaataagaaaaaagttaaGATGATGTTACCTGTGAAAACAGATCGTGGTATCGTTGAACAGATGATAGAAGTTGAAGATGTTGATGAAGACGAAGAAAATAATAACGAAATCAAACAAGAGGACACCATTGAAGAGGAACAAGCTGATAGTgaagataattttgattatgaagATGCCGAAGAAGTTGATAAACAAAAACCATTAACAACTGCTGAATTACTTGCGTTACGTGAAAAGAAAATGAGATTTATCAAGGAAAAAGTTGGTGTAATCTGTTCGGGAATGTTAGAAGATCCTGAAGGAAAAATTAACAATACTCGtttactatttaatttaatggatgAAGCTACACCTGAAGTTTacttatttacgaaaaaactcATAGCAGTTTCTTTATTAGAAGTTTTTAAGGACTTGCTACCATCGTATGCAATTCGAGAACAGGATACGAAAGAAGttaaattaaagaaagatacgctaaaattaatgaaattcgaGACACAATTATTACAATCGTATAAAACATActtacaaaaattggaaaaactttcGAATATTTTAACACCGAAAAAGGGAAATACCACAAAACGGGCAATTCAAGAGATTAAACTCGCTGAAACCGCGATTTTATGTATGTGCGAACTATTAATGACCCATCCATATTTTAATTACTCTCAGAATATCGTTCAAGTAATTGTaccatttttaaatcataaattaccGAATATTCGAGAACTTGTACGTAATTCgattataagtatatttaaagAGGATAAAAAGGGGGAAATTACGTTAATTATAATtcggaaaattaatttattagttaaattaaaagCGGAATCATCGTTACATGTTGAAGTTCTAGAACCGTTGTTAGCTTTACGAATTAAAGATGTTAATATGGATCAAGAAAAAGAGAACGAATTAAAGCAAAAGAAATTAAAGTCGCACAAACAAAACTTGATTCAACAAATGTCGAAGAAAgaacgaaaacgaaaaaaaaaattagctgaattaaataaagaattacTTGAAACACAAGCTGAAGAAAGTAAAACggcaaaacataaattatttacggAAATAACTCAATTTGTTTTCACaatatattttcgtattttaaaacattatccaaaaacgaaaattttaagtgttacaCTTGAAGGTTTAGCGAAATTCGCGCATTgtataaatatcgatttttataCAGATCTtgtaaatgttattaataatttattagatgATGATGAATCACTAGGATATCGTGAACAATTACATTGTGTTCTAACagttataacaattttaagcGGACAAGGAGATGTGTTAAATATCGATCCACTTCGATTTTAtgctcatttatataaaaatttatttgaattccaTGCGGGAACGAGTCATTCCGATTACCCAGTACTTTTACAAACGTTGGAGATGGTTTTAATTAAACGTCGAAAAAAGATTTCCCAAAAACGATTGGCATCGTTTGCAAAACGTTTATGCACAATGGCGTTACTTGCAATGCATAATGGATCGTTAGcttgtttatgttttgttaaaacCTTGTTACAGCTAACGAAATCCATTGATATATTATTGGATTGTGATCCAACCGTAGGTGATGGTCATTATTTACCATTTAGTGACGATCCAGAATATACTAATGCCAGTAACAGTGCATTATGGGAATTAATATTGTTACAACGACATTATCATCCCATTGTACGTAAAATGGCGTTGTATGTAAGTTCCGGATGCCCAGCGAGCGGGGATGGTGGATTAGCACCCGAATTAAAGAAACTTAATTCTGAGGAATTATTTACGGAATTTGATTCGAGTCAATTGGCATTTAAACCTACGATATTGCCACCGAAAGTGTGTAAACCGACtggaaaaattgttaaaactagttttatacaaaatgattttggaaaatattgtaaaagtaTTTGTAAACAAAAGATTTCGTCTGTAGATTATTTCGATAttccttaa
- the LOC123300419 gene encoding zinc finger protein 552-like: protein MENNSFRNDDPLLIREDDIKVEKNEILEESEPIQHPQGIPQENDTVKYEGIYLGKYEKIISEQRLKTEIIIKDNILDENGCGNKINKNKRFSCEACDRMFTHRSDLIKHLRIHTGEKPFPCDICGKAFAERICEKTFTSRSSLEYHELNHTRKKNVCCEICDKKFVLQSDLTRHKRSHDAGKL, encoded by the exons atggaaaataattcatttcGTAATGATGATCCTTTGTTGATTCGGGAAGACgacattaaagttgaaaaaaatgaaatattggaAGAAAGTGAACCAATTCAACATCCCCAAGGAATACCCCAAGAAAATGATACAGTGAAATATGAAGGAATTTATTtgggaaaatatgaaaaaattatatctgaACAACGATTAAAAACCGAAATAATTATCAAGGATAATATATTGGATGAAAATGGTtgtggaaataaaataaataaaaacaaacgttTTTCATGCGAAGCTTGTGATAGAATGTTCACGCACCGAAGTGATTTAATTAAACATCTTCGAATTCACACGGGAGAAAAACCATTCCCATGTGATATTTGCGGTAAAGCGTTTGCGGAGAGAA TTTGTGAGAAAACATTTACGAGTCGAAGCAGTTTAGAATATCATGAATTGAATCATACAAgaaagaaaaatgtttgttgtgaaatttgtgataaaaaattcgttttacaAAGTGATTTAACTAGGCATAAACGAAGTCACGATGCTGGAAAATTGtga
- the LOC123300416 gene encoding DENN domain-containing protein 2B-like, with product MYNNTNNVQSIRNKLEKQLGNDPKKCDRFVLKRSATSLGSIETNLLNLSITPPKPIVNPPPKFYRAKTSSELLKSDVKNNNLINYQPILSRQLSDPIKKGNIKRTPAFRCEKLSDNSEDHVILSNLSSKTNLSNKIRMFEQCRKPSDLSPKISSSPRKLKNNKLLRDELEFITKRREELSSSRSSSSSPVSVPIKVIPEYSQVIKNRKKKLTSFITPPNDDNLTDTLKKALKSPLPEGPPPKKPPRTFAHSSTSPNISTQKKPIVIDTGQKMKTSKTDPRLMLDKLENALLQNKIKSPRSRRKIMDVENIKKDVMKPPAQMFSSSDTSQSSQKSIFFNDCFPICTNNIGPEYAAPLRSKSEFFVDKNILMDSRSSNKPPPTAEQHIYAEPFQFKTTDVPDNNFNNRIKRSDLQKSCNNELNLSCGREERVMLEKKLENNKSSPDLHYLSTPVSSSSPPLLQSTTLSPVYSSPNKNKNNNNNNCNNRKSFGQQNRTTSFEKLLIHQHQDKNIFDNTIGQQVANQTKFYVPDCHCFPKSISPICQNSSSTDSDFESSASTPPSCDEQIKNFLNNKNTSDLKTTSPLDYSINNKLYYALTNKMSQNNNNNDNNNLLNNSKNNETSTPVGRVRALVQKLENVDIIDKNDNIKKVSPPKLNQTSTPITSQKAIEKNEFLEKNLQKNQYFIEKLSQQLFSLDSENDMSFENKEIVKHKKVNHEIDVRHQEASRKLSMKHKMYVKRVSSRVDKYAKVTSQNDCSPHLFDCCLLVGLNMSTKTAYIKNKYPEEVKIPPGIESLCFPDANHWDWNLNSKEYGGTYTLIITNENGDRRFGFCRRVLPEGELVYLPLVYCVLSPFRAVDFFNKVLKEIETRHGLPDFILNTFLEELYNTPFPKPGSKVRVKYLKSEVEIEVVPPPSSDNEITTSSSSKNLSQKSIDSENSSDICNKTAEDDYVSIDKNHEINRDKQNVVCQNKKNIQRSYSSPLLNGESPKTTCEIKEYEMEFSRPFDTRTSEEGLAVLLDTLSVTIVLQIFSSLLLERKIIFLCLTISKLSTCMEALQTMLYPFAWQHTFISVLPSNLVDVLNAPTPYLIGALTTACENFTDIEDGIVIDLDKATVLRSVGDENAIIPSRIQNFLKLALNSDEIKSASNRNTRNLLISEAFIGAFLHLCGNYKEFLILQPQNKSDDRIKFEKEHFIKSNNSKSIQLFLEWFTETSMFNAFIDSEIKSIQNQNRR from the exons atgtataataatacaaataatgtacaatcaattcgaaataaattagaaaaacaacTTGGTAATGATCCGAAAAAATGTGACAGATTTGTACTTAAACGTTCTGCAACATCGTTAGGTTCCATCGAaacgaatttattaaatttaagtataaCACCACCAAAACCAATTGTAAATCCACCACCAAAATTTTATCGTGCAAAAACATCGagtgaattattaaaaagtgacgtgaaaaataataatttaataaattatcaaccGATTTTATCAAGACAGTTAAGTGATCCAATTAAAAAGGGTAATATTAAACGTACCCCCGCGTTTCGGTGTGAGAAATTATCGGATAATAGTGAAGATCATGTTATCTTATCGAATTTATCAAGTAAAACGAATTTATCGAATAAAATACGTATGTTCGAACAATGTCGAAAACCGAGTGATTTATCACCGAAAATCTCATCTAgtccaagaaaattaaaaaataataaattattacgtGATGAATTAGAATTTATCACGAAACGACGTGAAGAATTATCAAGTTCACGATCATCTTCAAGTAGTCCTGTAAGTGTTCCAATCAAAGTAATCCCAGAATATTCTCAAGTCATCAAAAATCGTAAGAAAAAGTTAACAAGTTTTATCACACCGCCAAACGATGATAATTTAACTGATACACTTAAGAAAGCATTAAAATCACCGTTACCAGAAGGACCGCCACCAAAGAAACCACCTCGAACATTTGCTCATTCATCAACATCACCAAATATTTCCACTCAGAAAAAACCGATCGTAATTGATACGggacaaaaaatgaaaactagCAAAACAGATCCACGGCTAATGTTAGATAAATTAGAGAATGCgttgttacaaaataaaatcaaatcacCACGTTCTCGACGGAAAATTATGgatgttgaaaatattaaaaaggatGTAATGAAACCACCAGCTCAAATGTTTTCTTCGTCTGACACATCACAATCGTctcaaaaaagtatatttttcaatgattGTTTTCCAATTTGTACAAATAATATTGGACCCGAATATGCAGCACCGTTACGAtcgaaaagtgaattttttgtggataaaaatattttaatggataGTCGATCGAGTAATAAACCACCACCAACAGCTGAACAGCATATTTATGCTGAACCATTTCAATTTAAGACTACTGATGTacctgataataattttaataatagaattaaACGATctgatttacaaaaatcgtgtaaTAATGAATTAAACTTGAGTTGTGGTCGAGAAGAAAGAGTTATGTTGGAgaagaaattagaaaataataaatcatcacCTGATCTTCATTATTTA agtACACCTGTATCATCATCATCCCCGCCACTACTGCAATCAACAACATTATCACCCGTATATAGTTcaccaaataaaaataagaataacaataataataactgtaataatagaaaaagtttTGGTCAACAAAATCGGACAACGtcctttgaaaaattattaatacatcaACATcaggataaaaatatttttgataatacaatTGGACAACAGGTagcaaatcaaacaaaattttatgtgcCCGACTGTCACTGT TTTCCAAAATCAATATCACCAATAtgtcaaaattcatcatcaacaGATTCCGATTTTGAATCATCCGCTTCAACACCGCCATCATGTGATGaacaaatcaaaaactttttaaataacaagAACACATCCGATTTAAAAACTACATCACCTTTAGATTATTCAATTAACAATAAACTATATTACGCTTTAACTAATAAAATgtctcaaaataataacaataacgacaataataatttattaaacaactcAAAAAACAATGAAACATCAACACCAGTTGGACGTGTTCGTGCCTTAGTACAGAAATTAGAAAATGTTGATAtcattgataaaaatgataatattaaaaaagtatcaccaccaaaattaaatcaaacatcAACACCGATTACGTCTCAAAAAGCAAtcgagaaaaatgaatttttagagaaaaatttacaaaaaaatcaatattttattgagaaattatCACAACAGTTATTTTCGTTAGATTCCGAGAATGATATGAGTTTTGAGAATAAAGAAATTGTTAAACATAAAAAGGTCAATCATGAGATTGATGTACGACATCAGGAAGCATCGAGAAAATTATCGatgaaacataaaatgtatgtgAAACGTGTATCGAGTCGTGTTGATAAGTATGCAAAAGTGACTTCACAGAATGATTGTTCGCCACATTTGTTTGATTGTTGTTTATTGGTTGGCTTGAATATGTCGACGAAAACTGCGTATATTAAGAATAAATATCCGGAAGAA gttaaaaTACCACCTGGAATCGAATCATTATGTTTTCCTGATGCAAATCACTGGGATtggaatttaaattcaaaagaatatGGTGGCACGTACACGTTAATCATTACGAATGAAAATGGTGATCGTCGTTTCGGATTTTGTCGACGTGTCTTACCAGAAGGTGAACTTGTATATCTCCCACTTGTCTATTGTGTGCTATCACCATTTCGAGCGgttgattttttcaataaagtcttaaaagaaattgaaacacGTCATGGTTTACCAGATTTTATACTAAATACATTTCTAGAAGAATTATATAATACGCCATTTCCGAAACCAGGAAGTAAGGTgcgtgttaaatatttaaaatcagagGTTGAAATTGAAGTTGTACCACCACCTTCAAGTGATAATGAAATTACTACTTCATCGTCATCAAAGAATCTTTCTCAGAAATCAATAGATAGTGAAAATTCtagtgatatttgtaataaaaccgCTGAAGATGATTATGTTTCAATTGATAAGAATCATGAAATTAATCGGGATAAACAGAATGTAGTTtgtcaaaataagaaaaatattcaacGATCGTATAGTTCACCGTTATTAAATGGGGAATCGCCAAAAACTACATGTGAAATTAAAGAATATGAAATGGAATTCTCACGACCTTTTGATACACGTACGTCTGAAGAAGGTTTAGCTGTTTTGTTGGATACGCTAAGTGTTACaattgttttacaaatatttagttCGTTGTTATTGGaacggaaaattatttttctatgtttaaCAATTAG TAAGTTATCGACGTGTATGGAAGCGTTACAGACAATGTTATATCCATTTGCATGGCAGCATACATTTATTTCTGTACTACCTTCGAATTTGGTTGACGTATTAAATGCTCCCACACCATACTTAATTGGAGCGTTGACAACAGCATGTGAAAATTTCACCGACATTGAAGat GGAATCGTTATCGATTTGGACAAAGCAACAGTACTACGAAGTGTAGGTGATGAAAATGCCATAATACCATCacgtatacaaaattttctaaaattagcaTTAAATTCAGATGAAATAAAAAGTGCATCAAATCGTAATACacgtaatttattaattagtgaAGCATTTATCGGtgcatttttacatttatgcgGTAACTACAAAgagtttttaattcttcaacCACAAAACAAAAGTGAtgatagaataaaatttgaaaaagaacattttattaaatcaaacaattcaaaaagtatacaattatttttagaatggtTTACAGAAACTTCGATGTTTAATGCATTCATTGATTCTgaaataaaatcgattcaaaatcAGAATCGTCGA